One window of Thermocoleostomius sinensis A174 genomic DNA carries:
- a CDS encoding sodium:solute symporter family transporter: protein MSIGAIALLVTLVTAGIFALLGLLHASKQVIDLEDYMVSRNQFGSWMAFATIVASAMGAWILFSPPEVGATSGLVGIIGYCIGQATPAAVFAGIGPRIRRLMPYGHSLNEYVLYRFGNAMYGLTLTIIVFYMFIYLAAELTAIAKAVQIMADVPLGWTALVVITAVFVYTTYGGLGTTIFTDAVQLIVIVPLLLLSLIVTVTALGGVGVALEPVRSTTPDLLSFGNLPGIKFGATLVIAVLAAEMFNQGNWQRIYACRNNQVVKRSFLTSFLVILPMLFIAGWLGIFAAGLGFTDDRAFFSLIQALSLPAWFTIIVLILALALVMSSLDTLLNGITSVFTLDLIRFFPQLRSPGLLRISRFLVVSIGLIAVLIAAQGYNVLYLFLLADLVCAGAIFPILYGLYSSQLTGAVAFWSAVIGIAAGALFFPKPDFSPWLAIPFGGDLLVSFSVPLLVSMAIVFGWNTYATSTGRVKYFDFSQLQTRIRAYTDGLGMRGRC from the coding sequence ATGTCAATTGGAGCGATCGCGCTGTTAGTTACCTTGGTGACAGCCGGTATTTTTGCGCTACTAGGTCTTCTCCATGCCAGCAAGCAGGTGATTGATCTGGAAGACTATATGGTCAGCCGTAATCAGTTTGGCAGTTGGATGGCGTTTGCAACCATCGTTGCCTCTGCAATGGGGGCGTGGATTTTGTTTAGTCCGCCCGAAGTTGGTGCGACCAGTGGGCTGGTTGGCATTATTGGCTACTGTATTGGTCAAGCGACGCCAGCTGCTGTATTTGCCGGCATTGGCCCCCGCATTCGTCGGTTAATGCCATACGGGCATTCGCTGAATGAGTATGTGCTATATCGATTTGGCAACGCCATGTACGGGTTAACACTGACAATTATTGTATTTTACATGTTTATTTACTTGGCGGCCGAGTTGACAGCCATTGCCAAAGCGGTACAGATTATGGCAGATGTGCCGTTGGGCTGGACGGCGCTGGTGGTGATTACTGCTGTGTTTGTTTATACGACTTATGGCGGCTTGGGAACGACCATTTTTACCGATGCGGTTCAATTGATTGTAATCGTGCCGTTGTTGCTCCTGAGCTTGATCGTGACAGTAACTGCTCTGGGTGGGGTGGGGGTCGCGCTGGAACCTGTGCGATCGACTACGCCTGACCTGTTGTCCTTTGGCAATCTTCCTGGTATAAAATTTGGCGCAACGCTTGTGATTGCTGTATTAGCAGCAGAGATGTTTAACCAGGGAAATTGGCAGCGAATTTATGCTTGTCGCAATAATCAAGTTGTAAAGCGTTCGTTTCTAACCTCATTTTTAGTGATATTACCCATGTTGTTTATTGCTGGCTGGCTTGGTATTTTTGCGGCTGGACTAGGATTCACCGATGATCGAGCCTTCTTTTCGTTAATTCAAGCACTTTCTCTGCCAGCATGGTTCACGATCATAGTTTTAATTCTGGCGTTAGCATTGGTGATGAGCAGTCTAGATACATTGCTCAATGGCATCACTAGTGTCTTCACACTAGATTTAATTCGTTTTTTTCCACAATTACGATCGCCTGGATTGCTTCGTATTTCCCGATTTTTGGTCGTATCAATCGGGCTAATAGCGGTGCTAATTGCCGCACAAGGTTATAACGTGCTGTATTTGTTTTTGTTAGCAGACTTAGTTTGTGCAGGTGCAATTTTCCCGATTCTCTACGGGTTATATTCGTCGCAACTAACAGGTGCAGTGGCCTTCTGGAGTGCCGTCATCGGAATTGCCGCCGGAGCACTATTCTTTCCCAAACCTGATTTTAGTCCGTGGTTGGCAATTCCATTCGGTGGTGATTTACTCGTGAGCTTCAGTGTACCGCTGCTAGTATCGATGGCAATCGTCTTTGGCTGGAATACCTACGCAACGAGTACAGGACGAGTCAAATACTTTGACTTTAGCCAACTGCAAACCCGGATTCGCGCTTACACAGACGGATTAGGGATGCGGGGGCGTTGTTGA
- a CDS encoding DNA adenine methylase yields MSFVRSPLRYPGGKSKAIDRILPQIPSDITEFREPFIGGGSVFLAISSLRQSTAYSYWINDLNYDLYCFWKVARTDIDRLLSAITVLKQTYSDGRELYTKLKEPKSVSSAFDRAVRFFIMNRITFSGVMDSGGYSQQAFETRFTWSSIDRLRQITPYLVNTKITWGDYESLLQAEGKQVFLFLDPPYWKASKSKLYGIKGDLHTSFDHHRFAECMKQCSHRWLITYDDSPEIRELFSFAKIIEEWKLQYGMNNYGRKYAPKGNELFIKNY; encoded by the coding sequence ATATCGTTTGTGAGAAGCCCGTTACGCTATCCGGGTGGAAAATCTAAAGCGATCGATCGAATTTTGCCGCAAATTCCTAGTGATATTACTGAATTTCGCGAGCCGTTCATCGGAGGTGGTTCGGTCTTTTTGGCAATTAGCTCGCTGCGACAGTCTACTGCATATAGTTATTGGATTAATGACTTAAATTATGATCTGTACTGTTTCTGGAAAGTCGCAAGAACAGACATCGATCGATTGTTATCGGCCATCACCGTATTGAAACAAACCTATTCTGATGGTCGTGAACTGTATACCAAATTAAAAGAACCTAAATCAGTTTCATCTGCGTTCGATCGGGCTGTTCGTTTTTTTATTATGAATCGCATTACCTTTTCTGGTGTGATGGATTCGGGCGGCTATTCTCAGCAGGCGTTTGAAACGCGATTTACTTGGTCATCAATCGATCGCCTAAGGCAAATAACGCCCTATTTGGTCAATACGAAAATCACTTGGGGAGACTATGAAAGTCTATTGCAAGCCGAGGGAAAACAAGTATTTCTGTTTCTCGATCCGCCCTACTGGAAAGCATCCAAATCCAAACTCTATGGCATTAAAGGCGATTTGCACACTTCGTTCGATCATCATCGCTTTGCTGAATGCATGAAACAATGTTCCCATCGCTGGCTGATTACCTATGACGATTCTCCAGAAATTCGAGAGCTATTTAGCTTTGCCAAGATCATAGAAGAGTGGAAGCTACAGTACGGCATGAACAACTACGGTCGCAAGTATGCGCCTAAAGGCAATGAATTATTCATCAAGAATTACTAG